A window of Pusillimonas sp. T7-7 contains these coding sequences:
- a CDS encoding MDR family MFS transporter, protein MPAESTVSPASTPLTPKDIRSIIIGLMLAILLGALDSTIISVALPKMAADLQGINLLAWVMSGYLIAMAVATPIYGKLGDIYGRRSVLSSAIVLFLVASVACAMAPTMPVLVAARILQGLGGGGLISVAQATIADVVSPRDRGRYQAYISGAFAVASVSGPVLGGVLTAYLSWRWVFWINLPLGLIALLISRRALAKLHVPQHKRSVDYLGAALLSLGLTAILLAITRAGQQNVPGLDHNSLWMIVIAVVSLAAFGWHALRVPEPIVPLGLFRIRTVSICCLILFIAFVELVALTVLVPLELQMLTSVGADGAAWRLIPLSLGVPLGAYISGRLMTHWGTYKHIQLTGALLMPIAIFLLAFADPASTFTMAVLLSLIGFSIGLQLPTSTVAVQNAVPHRHVGVATAASAFCRSLGSAIGIALLTAFLLIWLRAGAGAIGNGMNGADIINTLIGHSHTSIQDIDLSGLAPIARLSFQKVYMLAAAIATVSILLSALLKNESLSEKPAAKSSKE, encoded by the coding sequence ATGCCCGCTGAAAGCACTGTTTCACCAGCCTCTACACCCTTAACCCCCAAAGATATCCGCTCCATCATTATTGGTTTGATGCTGGCCATATTGCTGGGCGCGCTGGACTCGACGATTATCTCGGTGGCCCTGCCCAAAATGGCAGCCGATCTGCAAGGCATCAACTTGCTGGCCTGGGTCATGTCGGGCTATCTGATTGCCATGGCAGTCGCCACACCCATCTATGGGAAGCTGGGTGATATCTATGGCCGGCGCAGCGTACTGTCCAGCGCCATCGTTTTGTTTTTGGTGGCTTCCGTGGCGTGCGCCATGGCGCCGACCATGCCCGTTTTGGTAGCTGCCCGTATTCTGCAAGGCCTGGGTGGCGGTGGGCTGATTTCCGTAGCGCAAGCAACCATCGCCGATGTGGTCAGCCCGCGAGACCGGGGCCGCTATCAGGCCTATATCAGCGGCGCGTTTGCCGTTGCCAGCGTGTCCGGCCCGGTGCTGGGCGGAGTACTGACTGCCTATCTATCATGGCGCTGGGTTTTCTGGATCAACCTGCCGCTGGGCCTGATCGCCTTATTGATTTCACGCCGTGCCCTGGCCAAACTTCATGTGCCGCAACACAAGCGATCTGTGGATTATCTGGGCGCAGCCCTGTTGAGCCTTGGGTTAACCGCCATACTGCTTGCCATCACACGGGCAGGCCAGCAAAATGTGCCCGGGTTGGACCACAACAGCCTATGGATGATCGTGATTGCCGTCGTCAGCCTGGCAGCTTTTGGCTGGCATGCCCTGCGTGTACCCGAACCTATTGTTCCCCTGGGCCTGTTTCGCATCCGCACCGTCAGCATTTGCTGCCTGATTCTTTTTATCGCCTTTGTCGAACTCGTCGCCCTGACAGTGTTGGTGCCGCTGGAATTACAGATGCTGACCTCGGTTGGCGCCGACGGCGCTGCCTGGCGCTTGATCCCGCTATCGCTGGGAGTCCCTTTGGGCGCCTATATCAGCGGCCGGCTCATGACACATTGGGGTACATACAAGCACATTCAATTGACGGGCGCCCTCTTGATGCCTATTGCAATTTTCTTGCTTGCCTTCGCCGACCCGGCCAGCACTTTCACCATGGCAGTACTGCTAAGCCTGATTGGTTTCAGCATAGGCCTGCAACTGCCTACTTCCACGGTTGCCGTCCAGAATGCCGTGCCTCACCGCCATGTAGGCGTGGCAACAGCCGCATCGGCATTTTGCCGCTCCCTGGGCTCGGCCATCGGAATCGCCCTGCTGACCGCATTTCTATTGATCTGGCTGCGCGCAGGTGCAGGCGCCATAGGCAACGGTATGAACGGCGCCGATATCATCAATACGCTGATTGGCCACAGCCACACCAGCATTCAGGATATAGACCTGTCGGGCCTGGCGCCCATCGCCCGCCTATCGTTCCAGAAGGTGTATATGCTGGCTGCGGCTATTGCTACGGTGTCGATTCTACTGTCGGCGCTTTTGAAAAATGAATCTTTGAGCGAAAAGCCCGCCGCCAAGTCATCGAAAGAATAA
- a CDS encoding IclR family transcriptional regulator — protein MSDSNSAVPAVDRADTVLQVLASSSEPVSPADLALHTGLAKSTLYLLLTSLEQRRWIEKKGSGYVIGIGLYMLGCAYVHFDNLQHIFRTVAAEFVTAHNEVVQLAVLQGGEVVYLAREDAHRPVRLVSDIGTRLPAHACALGKALLAQLSDKEVLRLLPQELVAITDRTITRHEVLLSELATVRRSGLALDLEEVAAGLNCFAVYAGETPMGRRIAVSTSIPTDRLGQKREKAIVQAIVRVAEQVKQRLSARG, from the coding sequence ATGAGCGATTCCAATTCCGCAGTGCCCGCAGTGGACCGGGCCGATACTGTCCTTCAGGTGCTGGCCTCGAGCAGCGAACCCGTGAGCCCGGCCGACCTGGCCCTGCACACCGGCTTGGCAAAAAGCACGCTTTACTTGCTGCTCACTTCGCTCGAACAGCGTCGCTGGATCGAGAAAAAGGGAAGCGGCTACGTCATCGGCATCGGGCTCTACATGCTGGGCTGCGCCTATGTCCATTTCGATAATCTACAGCATATTTTCCGGACGGTTGCTGCGGAATTCGTCACTGCGCACAACGAAGTCGTCCAGCTGGCCGTGTTGCAAGGCGGAGAGGTGGTCTATCTGGCGCGCGAGGACGCCCACCGCCCGGTCCGTCTGGTGTCCGACATAGGGACGAGACTGCCCGCGCATGCCTGCGCCCTGGGCAAGGCGCTGCTTGCGCAGCTGTCCGATAAAGAAGTCCTGCGGCTGCTGCCGCAGGAACTCGTCGCCATCACGGACCGTACGATTACCCGGCATGAAGTGCTGCTGTCGGAGCTCGCAACGGTCCGTCGGTCGGGGCTGGCGCTCGACTTGGAGGAGGTGGCTGCGGGATTGAACTGCTTCGCGGTCTATGCCGGAGAAACCCCGATGGGACGCAGAATTGCAGTCAGCACGTCGATCCCCACCGACCGTCTGGGCCAGAAGCGGGAAAAAGCCATTGTGCAGGCCATTGTGCGGGTCGCCGAACAAGTCAAACAGCGTCTGTCGGCGCGGGGTTGA
- a CDS encoding IlvD/Edd family dehydratase: protein MSDSEKSTLRSRRWFDNPADPGMTAMYVERYMNYGITRAELQSGKPIIGIAQTGSDLCPCNRHHIELAKRVREGIRDAGGIPLEFPMHPIQETGKRPTAAIDRNLAYLGLVEVLHGYPIDGVVLTTGCDKTTPACLMGAATVNIPAIVLSGGPMLDGWWDGKLAGSGTLIWEARRRLAVGEIDYDDFMDAAAASAPSIGHCNTMGTALSMNSLAEVVGMSLPGCAAIPAPYRERGWMAYETGRRIVGMVHENLRPSDIMTKAAFENAVVAAAALGASSNCPIHMIAIARHMGIEHTLDDWQRLGPDIPLLVDCQPAGRYLGEAFHRAGGVPGVLRELMLAGKLDANVMTVTGKTLAENLGQAGEPDREVIRTYGNPLKHNAGYVVLGGNLFDSAIIKTCVIDDTFRERFLSDPGHPNVAELNAVVFEGPEDYHARIEDPDLGIDEHTLLIIRNVGPVGYPGGSEVVNMQPPAALIARGIDTLPTMGDGRQSGTSASPSILNVSPEAAIGGGLALLKTGDKVRIDLNANRVDVLIPEAELEQRRAAWQPPELINQTPWEEIYRGMIGQHGTGACLEPATLYLNILETRGEARNNH, encoded by the coding sequence ATGTCTGATTCTGAAAAATCCACCTTGCGCAGCCGCCGCTGGTTCGACAATCCGGCTGACCCCGGAATGACGGCCATGTATGTCGAGCGGTACATGAACTACGGGATCACTCGTGCCGAACTGCAGTCCGGGAAGCCTATTATCGGCATCGCACAGACCGGCTCTGATCTGTGTCCTTGCAATCGCCACCATATTGAACTGGCCAAACGGGTCAGGGAAGGCATTCGAGATGCCGGCGGCATTCCCCTGGAATTTCCTATGCACCCGATCCAGGAAACAGGCAAACGTCCGACAGCCGCCATCGATCGGAATCTGGCCTATCTCGGCCTGGTGGAAGTGCTGCATGGCTATCCGATCGACGGCGTCGTCCTGACGACCGGGTGTGACAAAACGACGCCTGCGTGCTTGATGGGTGCGGCAACGGTCAATATTCCCGCAATCGTGTTGTCGGGCGGTCCGATGCTGGACGGCTGGTGGGACGGCAAACTGGCGGGCTCGGGCACCCTGATCTGGGAGGCGCGTCGTCGCCTGGCGGTCGGGGAAATCGATTATGACGATTTCATGGATGCGGCGGCCGCCTCGGCGCCATCAATCGGACACTGCAACACCATGGGTACGGCGTTGTCCATGAACTCGCTGGCCGAGGTCGTAGGCATGTCGCTGCCGGGATGCGCAGCCATTCCCGCGCCTTACCGGGAGCGCGGCTGGATGGCGTATGAAACGGGTCGCCGCATTGTCGGCATGGTGCACGAAAACCTTCGGCCGTCGGACATCATGACCAAGGCCGCCTTTGAAAACGCCGTCGTTGCGGCGGCGGCGCTGGGCGCTTCATCGAACTGCCCGATCCACATGATCGCCATTGCCCGCCACATGGGCATCGAGCATACGCTGGATGATTGGCAGCGGCTGGGGCCGGACATTCCTTTGCTGGTGGACTGCCAGCCGGCGGGACGGTATCTGGGCGAGGCGTTCCACCGTGCTGGCGGCGTGCCGGGCGTGCTGCGGGAATTGATGCTGGCCGGCAAGCTGGATGCGAATGTCATGACGGTTACGGGGAAGACGCTGGCCGAGAACCTGGGCCAGGCGGGCGAACCCGACCGGGAAGTCATCCGGACCTATGGAAATCCGCTCAAGCACAATGCAGGCTATGTGGTGCTTGGAGGCAACCTGTTCGACAGCGCCATCATCAAGACGTGCGTCATCGATGACACGTTCCGCGAGCGGTTCCTGTCCGATCCCGGGCATCCGAATGTGGCGGAATTGAATGCCGTTGTTTTCGAGGGGCCGGAGGACTATCACGCCAGGATCGAAGATCCCGATCTCGGGATCGATGAACACACCCTGCTGATCATTCGCAACGTAGGCCCTGTAGGGTATCCAGGAGGCTCGGAGGTGGTCAACATGCAGCCGCCGGCTGCCTTGATCGCACGGGGCATCGATACATTGCCCACCATGGGGGATGGCCGGCAAAGCGGTACGTCGGCCAGCCCGTCGATCCTCAACGTGTCGCCGGAGGCCGCCATCGGCGGCGGCCTGGCGTTGCTGAAAACGGGAGACAAGGTTCGCATCGACCTGAATGCGAACCGGGTCGATGTACTGATTCCCGAAGCGGAACTCGAACAGCGGCGCGCCGCATGGCAGCCGCCCGAGTTGATCAACCAGACGCCTTGGGAAGAGATTTACCGGGGCATGATCGGCCAGCATGGTACCGGCGCCTGTCTGGAGCCCGCGACGCTCTACCTGAATATTCTGGAAACGCGCGGCGAGGCCCGCAACAACCACTAG
- a CDS encoding TRAP transporter substrate-binding protein — protein sequence MSVDLNKRLSLKTAVLGLAAAMTMGLVSHDAMAKDINSRIIRFGYGLADSSPSGHAVRFFAEEVRKLSDGKMKVKTYGNGSLGSDEQMQNALIGGSQELTFVSTAPLAGMVKGYGVFDLPFLFDNEKVADAVLDGPEGQKLLGTLPEKGLIGLLYWENGFRNITNSRHAISKMEDIKGIKLRVMQNEVALAVFNGLGANAIPMPFTELFTALETKTVDGQENPLSTIKTSKFYEVQPYLTISNHVYTPFVLLASKRWWDKLTADERDVISQAAKTAQAYQRKISREADSEALQFIKDRGVEVSRFSLEEKEKIRTTLEPIVAKLRMEIGPDTVDGIMKAAQAAQ from the coding sequence ATGTCTGTTGATTTGAATAAAAGGCTGAGTCTCAAGACGGCGGTGCTGGGGTTGGCGGCAGCCATGACCATGGGTCTGGTCAGCCACGATGCCATGGCCAAGGATATCAATTCGCGGATCATTCGCTTCGGCTATGGCCTGGCGGACTCGAGTCCGTCCGGCCACGCCGTGCGCTTCTTCGCCGAGGAGGTCCGCAAGCTCAGCGACGGCAAGATGAAGGTCAAGACCTATGGCAATGGCTCTCTGGGCTCCGACGAACAGATGCAGAATGCGCTGATTGGCGGGTCGCAGGAGCTCACCTTCGTCTCCACGGCGCCGTTGGCCGGCATGGTCAAAGGTTATGGCGTTTTCGATCTGCCCTTCCTGTTCGACAATGAGAAGGTCGCCGATGCGGTGCTGGACGGACCAGAAGGCCAGAAACTGCTGGGCACGCTGCCCGAGAAGGGGTTGATCGGACTGCTGTACTGGGAAAACGGCTTCCGCAACATCACGAACTCGCGCCATGCGATTTCCAAGATGGAAGACATCAAGGGCATCAAGCTGCGTGTCATGCAAAATGAAGTGGCGTTGGCGGTGTTCAATGGGCTGGGGGCCAATGCCATTCCCATGCCTTTCACCGAATTGTTTACAGCGCTGGAAACCAAGACCGTCGATGGCCAGGAAAATCCCTTGAGCACGATCAAGACCAGCAAGTTCTACGAAGTCCAGCCTTACCTGACGATTTCCAACCACGTCTATACGCCCTTCGTTCTGCTTGCGTCGAAGCGTTGGTGGGACAAGCTGACAGCCGATGAGCGTGATGTTATTTCTCAGGCCGCCAAAACCGCCCAGGCTTATCAGCGCAAGATCAGCCGGGAGGCGGACAGCGAAGCACTGCAATTCATCAAGGACCGTGGTGTAGAGGTGTCCCGCTTCTCCCTCGAGGAAAAAGAGAAGATCCGGACGACGCTGGAGCCCATTGTGGCCAAACTGCGCATGGAAATAGGGCCCGATACGGTGGACGGCATCATGAAGGCTGCGCAGGCTGCACAATAA
- a CDS encoding TRAP transporter large permease — protein MDVLIFVGTLLGFMAFGMPIAFALILGAIGLMLHLSFFDPQIIVQNMLTGADNFSLMAVPLFILAGEVMNAGGMSRRMVFMATTLVGHIKGGVGYVAIMASILLAALSGSAVADAAALAALLVPMLRQQGYDMGQSTGLIAAGGIIAPIIPPSISFIIFGVAANISVTKLFMAGIVPGLLMGLTLTAVWAYSARRSTGIKMAPKESGAVRLKAFRDSLWALFLPVIIIGGLRGGIFTPTEAGAVAATYALLISVFVYREIGLKSLFQVLVNTAKTTSVVMYLVAAALVASYMITLADLPEQLIDLLGPLTDSPTLLMFCIVILLTLIGMAMDLTPTILILAPVMMPVIEKAGIDPTYFGVIFVIVGCAGLLTPPVGTVLNVVCSVARVRMEDVIKGVMPYVIAYTLLVILMVIFPQIVLVPLDWFY, from the coding sequence ATGGATGTCCTCATTTTCGTCGGTACGCTGCTTGGTTTCATGGCCTTCGGCATGCCGATCGCCTTTGCACTGATCCTGGGCGCCATCGGACTGATGCTCCACCTGTCCTTTTTTGACCCGCAGATCATCGTGCAGAACATGCTCACGGGGGCCGACAATTTCTCACTCATGGCAGTCCCGTTGTTCATCCTCGCCGGTGAAGTCATGAATGCGGGCGGTATGTCCAGGCGCATGGTTTTCATGGCGACCACCTTGGTCGGTCATATCAAGGGCGGGGTGGGCTATGTGGCCATCATGGCCAGCATTCTGCTGGCGGCCCTTTCCGGGTCGGCGGTCGCCGATGCGGCCGCGTTGGCCGCGCTGCTTGTCCCCATGCTGCGCCAACAAGGCTACGACATGGGCCAGTCCACCGGCCTGATCGCCGCCGGCGGTATCATCGCACCCATCATTCCGCCCTCGATCTCCTTCATCATCTTTGGCGTGGCGGCCAATATCTCGGTCACCAAGCTGTTCATGGCGGGTATTGTTCCCGGTCTGCTGATGGGGCTGACGCTGACGGCGGTCTGGGCGTATTCGGCGCGCCGCTCGACGGGCATCAAGATGGCGCCCAAGGAAAGCGGCGCCGTCCGGCTGAAGGCATTCAGGGATTCCCTCTGGGCCTTGTTCCTGCCGGTCATCATCATCGGGGGGCTGCGCGGCGGTATTTTCACGCCGACCGAAGCAGGGGCCGTCGCGGCGACCTATGCCTTGCTGATCAGCGTGTTCGTGTATCGCGAGATCGGCCTCAAGTCACTGTTCCAAGTGCTGGTCAATACGGCCAAGACGACCAGCGTCGTGATGTACCTGGTGGCGGCGGCGCTCGTGGCGTCCTACATGATCACGCTGGCCGATCTGCCCGAGCAACTGATCGACCTGCTGGGTCCGCTCACGGATTCGCCCACCCTGCTGATGTTCTGCATTGTCATTCTGCTGACCCTCATCGGGATGGCCATGGATCTGACGCCCACCATCCTCATTCTGGCGCCGGTGATGATGCCGGTCATCGAGAAGGCGGGCATCGATCCGACCTATTTCGGGGTCATCTTCGTCATTGTCGGTTGTGCCGGCCTGTTGACCCCTCCGGTCGGCACGGTGTTGAACGTCGTGTGCAGCGTGGCGCGCGTGCGGATGGAAGACGTGATCAAAGGGGTGATGCCTTATGTCATCGCCTACACCCTGCTGGTCATTCTGATGGTGATTTTTCCGCAAATCGTACTGGTCCCCCTGGACTGGTTTTATTAA
- a CDS encoding TRAP transporter small permease has protein sequence MEDKDRHAGAPKIRALSDLMFAVLTAALALCVFVMLVLVFGNVVLRYAFNSGINISSEIARLAFVWLTFGGAVLAFRTREHLAINMGVARFSPRMQKCTHVARQLLILWVLWLIITGGWEQTVISMRTVTPVAGMPIAVFSGAVLFSAVAMALMAVLDIFVALRTPATPENTGVFRTSVDSVEEI, from the coding sequence TTGGAGGACAAAGACAGACATGCGGGGGCACCGAAGATCCGGGCGCTTTCCGATTTGATGTTCGCGGTGCTGACCGCCGCCCTGGCCCTGTGTGTTTTCGTCATGCTGGTGCTTGTGTTCGGCAATGTGGTGCTGCGCTATGCATTCAATTCAGGGATCAATATCTCCAGTGAGATCGCGCGCCTGGCTTTCGTCTGGCTGACGTTCGGAGGGGCCGTGCTCGCCTTCAGGACACGGGAGCACCTGGCCATCAACATGGGGGTCGCGCGCTTCTCCCCAAGAATGCAGAAGTGTACCCATGTGGCCCGGCAGTTGCTCATCCTCTGGGTGCTGTGGCTGATCATCACGGGGGGATGGGAGCAGACCGTCATCAGCATGCGCACGGTCACCCCCGTGGCCGGTATGCCGATCGCCGTCTTCAGCGGCGCCGTCCTGTTTTCGGCAGTGGCGATGGCCCTCATGGCGGTCCTGGATATTTTCGTGGCCTTGCGTACGCCGGCGACGCCGGAAAACACAGGGGTGTTCCGCACATCGGTGGACAGCGTGGAGGAGATCTGA
- a CDS encoding fumarylacetoacetate hydrolase family protein — MNALSHLPVDVDQATLVGRVWLPGPHGGPSTVVIREGTVFDISAYAPTMADLLDQDDCVGFVRSVAGTPIGLVAEVVRNSLDRAPESTTPVLCAPCDVQVVKASGVTFIISLLERLIEERAGGDARQAQIIRDSLQQSIGAELSSVRPGSDSARQLKSELVRRGEWSQYLEVAIGPDAEIFSKAPPMASVGLGDQIGLHPDSQWNNPEPEIVLAMDSRGRARGATLGNDVNLRDIEGRSALLLGRAKDNNGSCAIGPFIRLFDERYTLDSVRQAEVSLLIEGLDGFRLEAVSRMDLISRDPLDLVNQTYGDHHQYPDGFMLFLGTMFSPVQDREASGAGFTHHLGDIVTISSPLLGALVNEVQLSTEIPRWTFGVRALYRNLGLRRLLPE, encoded by the coding sequence ATGAACGCCCTCAGCCACCTGCCTGTTGATGTCGATCAAGCCACGCTCGTGGGAAGAGTATGGTTGCCGGGGCCGCATGGCGGTCCCAGCACTGTCGTCATCAGGGAGGGCACAGTCTTCGATATCTCGGCCTATGCACCCACCATGGCGGACCTTCTCGACCAGGATGACTGCGTCGGATTTGTGCGCAGCGTGGCGGGCACTCCCATCGGCCTGGTCGCTGAAGTGGTGCGTAATAGCCTCGACCGGGCGCCGGAAAGCACGACCCCCGTGTTGTGCGCGCCCTGCGACGTACAGGTCGTCAAGGCGTCGGGCGTGACTTTCATCATCAGTCTGCTCGAGCGGCTCATCGAGGAAAGAGCCGGCGGCGATGCCCGGCAGGCCCAGATCATCCGTGATTCCTTGCAGCAATCGATCGGCGCCGAGTTGTCGTCGGTGCGCCCCGGATCCGACAGCGCCCGGCAGTTGAAGAGCGAGCTGGTCCGGCGCGGCGAGTGGTCGCAGTACCTGGAAGTCGCCATTGGTCCGGATGCGGAGATTTTCTCCAAGGCGCCACCGATGGCATCGGTCGGCCTGGGAGACCAGATCGGCCTGCACCCGGATTCCCAGTGGAACAATCCGGAACCTGAAATCGTGCTTGCCATGGACAGCCGGGGAAGAGCGCGGGGCGCCACTCTGGGCAATGACGTCAATCTGCGCGACATCGAAGGCCGCAGCGCCTTGCTGCTGGGACGGGCCAAGGACAACAATGGATCCTGCGCCATCGGTCCGTTCATCCGCTTGTTCGATGAACGCTACACCCTGGACTCCGTCCGCCAGGCCGAAGTTTCGTTATTGATCGAGGGGTTGGATGGCTTCAGGCTGGAGGCTGTCAGCCGTATGGATCTGATCAGCCGGGATCCTCTGGATCTCGTCAACCAGACCTACGGCGACCACCATCAATATCCGGACGGCTTCATGCTGTTTCTCGGCACGATGTTCTCGCCGGTTCAGGACCGGGAAGCCTCGGGCGCCGGATTCACCCATCATCTGGGCGACATTGTGACCATTTCATCGCCGTTGCTGGGCGCTTTGGTCAATGAGGTCCAGCTGTCCACGGAGATTCCTCGCTGGACGTTCGGAGTGCGGGCGCTCTACAGGAATCTGGGCTTGCGGAGGTTGCTGCCCGAGTAG
- a CDS encoding helix-turn-helix domain-containing protein produces MPRKPPIVFPQEQRLLSALGERLRLARKRRRLSNAAVAQRAGISRTTLYKVEAGDPGATLGSYVRVLAVLGLEGDLDQLGADDRIGRKLQDLALEPTPRRRTAARTKAIKPSSASNNEEST; encoded by the coding sequence ATGCCACGTAAACCTCCTATTGTCTTCCCTCAAGAGCAGCGTCTCCTCTCCGCACTGGGAGAGCGGCTGCGCCTTGCCCGCAAGCGACGCAGGTTGAGTAATGCAGCCGTCGCGCAACGCGCGGGTATTTCAAGGACTACCCTGTACAAGGTTGAGGCGGGTGATCCTGGGGCTACGCTGGGGTCCTATGTTCGGGTTCTGGCCGTGCTTGGTCTTGAGGGCGACCTCGATCAGCTTGGGGCCGACGACAGAATTGGTCGGAAACTGCAGGATCTGGCGCTTGAACCAACTCCCAGGCGCCGCACGGCCGCCCGCACCAAAGCGATCAAACCCTCATCAGCCTCAAACAACGAGGAGTCAACATGA
- a CDS encoding type II toxin-antitoxin system HipA family toxin — protein sequence MSAQDNTLEVWLNDDLGPPCQVGTLAHDRGQIRFHYERDWLQDSRAFALDPDLSLDEHPFFPKPELGNFGIFLDSSPDRWGQTLMKRREALQAKDAQRAPRALYAWDFLIGVQDLTRQGALRFRRPGTEAFLGDEKMAAPPVTTLRELEAVAYQLSNRRIDDLDALRKWLAVLVAPGASLGGARPKANFTDTDGSLWIGKFPARDDDRDVGAWEYVVHQLAQEARIDVPPAKLIKQNNDFHTFCVQRFDRANSSRRFYASAMTLLRKTQSEGTSYLELAQFIRAQGDAEHADADLAQLFRRVAFNVAVGNRDDHLRNHGFVLGKTGWRLAPAFDVNPNIDKAEHVLNIDDVDNRPSLETVLSTATFYGLDDVQARQIVGEVVMVVDHWQDAARRMRISGADIALTAGAFSANKA from the coding sequence ATGAGCGCGCAGGACAACACCCTGGAAGTCTGGTTGAATGATGATCTCGGGCCTCCATGCCAAGTCGGCACGCTCGCCCATGACCGAGGCCAGATCCGCTTCCATTACGAACGTGATTGGCTACAAGACTCTCGCGCCTTTGCGCTGGACCCTGACCTCTCTCTCGATGAACACCCTTTTTTCCCCAAGCCTGAGCTAGGCAACTTCGGCATCTTCCTGGATTCGTCACCAGACCGATGGGGACAAACACTGATGAAGCGGCGCGAGGCCCTACAGGCAAAGGATGCGCAACGCGCTCCTCGTGCGCTGTACGCCTGGGACTTCCTGATCGGCGTGCAAGACCTCACTCGCCAGGGCGCCCTGCGCTTTCGCCGACCCGGTACGGAAGCGTTTCTCGGCGACGAAAAAATGGCGGCTCCGCCGGTGACGACGCTACGAGAGTTGGAAGCCGTGGCCTACCAACTCAGCAACCGGCGTATCGATGATCTAGATGCACTACGAAAATGGCTCGCCGTGCTCGTCGCACCTGGCGCGTCTCTGGGCGGAGCAAGGCCAAAGGCCAACTTCACCGACACCGACGGTTCACTCTGGATCGGTAAATTCCCAGCCAGAGATGACGATCGAGACGTCGGCGCTTGGGAGTATGTTGTCCACCAGCTCGCGCAAGAAGCGAGAATAGACGTACCGCCTGCGAAGCTCATCAAGCAAAACAACGACTTCCATACCTTCTGCGTCCAACGGTTCGATCGCGCCAACAGTTCGCGACGCTTCTATGCCTCGGCGATGACACTGCTTCGCAAGACTCAAAGTGAAGGTACAAGCTATCTGGAATTGGCGCAGTTCATTCGCGCTCAGGGTGATGCCGAGCATGCGGATGCAGACTTGGCACAGCTATTTCGGCGCGTGGCGTTCAACGTCGCGGTTGGCAACCGCGACGACCACCTTCGCAATCACGGATTTGTGCTTGGCAAGACAGGGTGGAGACTTGCACCCGCGTTTGACGTCAATCCGAATATCGACAAGGCGGAACATGTCTTGAATATTGATGACGTGGACAATCGGCCTAGCCTGGAGACCGTCCTCAGCACGGCCACTTTTTATGGGCTGGACGATGTGCAAGCTCGGCAAATTGTGGGTGAGGTAGTCATGGTTGTCGACCATTGGCAGGACGCTGCTCGGCGGATGCGCATTAGTGGTGCGGATATTGCTTTGACCGCAGGGGCGTTCTCGGCGAATAAAGCATAG
- a CDS encoding Arm DNA-binding domain-containing protein, with translation MARTDLHVRNAKATGKTYTLGDYDGLSLFVSAKGSKQPAWRVNTGS, from the coding sequence ATGGCGCGCACTGATTTGCATGTTCGTAACGCAAAGGCAACGGGGAAAACGTACACCCTGGGCGACTACGATGGCCTGTCGCTGTTCGTGTCGGCAAAAGGCAGCAAGCAGCCCGCCTGGCGGGTGAATACAGGTTCATAA
- the trmB gene encoding tRNA (guanosine(46)-N7)-methyltransferase TrmB, which yields MNTNTEPKSGGQTQQGAAASELLATTQADDVITTSSAPSGTSHIRSFVHRRAHITPSQKEALDRLLPQWSISYRRAPLDLDQAFGRSAPTVLEIGFGMGETTLKIAQSRPDDNFLGVEVFNAGVGALLKRIDESGQTNIRIIQHDAVEVARDMIAPDTLAGVHIYFPDPWPKKRHHKRRLVQPPFIELLASRIKPGGYIHCATDWENYAEQMLNVLSNEPLLANTANGYAPRPDFRPQTKFETRGLRLGHGVWDLIFTRK from the coding sequence ATGAACACGAATACAGAACCAAAATCCGGCGGGCAGACCCAACAGGGCGCTGCCGCCAGCGAGCTCCTGGCCACTACGCAGGCCGACGACGTGATAACTACGTCCAGCGCGCCATCTGGTACCAGTCACATCCGCAGCTTCGTGCACAGGCGCGCCCATATTACTCCTAGCCAGAAAGAGGCTCTGGATCGCTTGCTGCCCCAATGGTCGATTTCTTACCGTCGCGCACCGCTGGATCTGGATCAGGCCTTTGGCCGGTCAGCGCCCACGGTGCTGGAAATTGGCTTCGGCATGGGTGAAACCACGCTAAAGATTGCACAATCACGGCCTGACGACAACTTTCTGGGTGTCGAGGTGTTCAACGCAGGCGTCGGTGCACTGCTCAAGCGCATAGACGAATCAGGCCAAACCAATATACGCATCATCCAGCACGACGCCGTCGAGGTTGCGCGCGACATGATTGCTCCTGATACGCTTGCCGGCGTCCACATTTATTTTCCCGACCCCTGGCCCAAGAAACGCCATCATAAGCGCCGTCTGGTTCAGCCGCCGTTCATCGAGCTGCTGGCCAGCCGCATCAAGCCGGGCGGCTACATACATTGCGCCACCGACTGGGAAAACTACGCCGAGCAGATGCTGAATGTGCTAAGCAATGAACCTCTGCTGGCCAACACCGCCAACGGTTACGCACCTCGCCCCGACTTCCGCCCGCAAACCAAGTTTGAAACACGCGGGCTACGTTTGGGCCACGGAGTGTGGGACCTGATATTCACCCGAAAATAA